A stretch of the Lolium perenne isolate Kyuss_39 chromosome 3, Kyuss_2.0, whole genome shotgun sequence genome encodes the following:
- the LOC127338588 gene encoding early nodulin-like protein 19 gives MAAARDLLPLLTLLLFAAAAPAPSAATKFVVGDKQNWAPNVNYTAWPDKYHFHVDDWLQFNYEKDMYDVVQVADEAAYQKCDPSNPVVRYDRGRNYVIQLNRTGRYYFICSRGYCWNGMKVTVLVEPRPAPPPSAIAPSASGAVPVTGVSSWALAAAAASLCAAVLDLPFAA, from the exons ATGGCAGCCGCGCGCGAtctcctccccctcctgacgctcctcctcttcgcggcggcggcgccggcgccctCTGCGGCGACCAAGTTCGTCGTCGGCGACAAGCAGAACTGGGCCCCCAACGTCAACTACACCGCCTGGCCCGACAAATACCACTTCCATGTCGACGACTGGCTCC AGTTCAACTACGAGAAGGACATGTACGACGTGGTGCAGGTGGCCGACGAGGCGGCGTACCAGAAGTGCGACCCGAGCAACCCCGTCGTCCGCTACGACCGGGGCCGCAACTACGTCATCCAGCTCAACCGCACCGGCCGCTACTACTTCATCTGCAGCCGCGGCTACTGCTGGAACGGCATGAAGGTCACCGTGCTCgtcgagccgcgccccgcgccgccgccgtcagccATAGCGCCGTCCGCCAGCGGCGCCGTCCCCGTCACCGGGGTTTCGTCGTGGGCtctcgccgctgccgccgcctcgCTGTGCGCGGCGGTTCTGGATTTGCCGTTTGCGGCGTGA
- the LOC127343711 gene encoding protein RETARDED ROOT GROWTH, mitochondrial: MGRLRACLRLRRLLETRPPSSSPSPALVPHLSPRTSPFSSAVAVAAAAPHDCRDSGLGSSAYWAWIRAAAEAAPAPAPPQDEEEEGLSRYIPVKAYFLSTSIDLKSMQAEHFSDVVPQSTRSLNYIALRYSEFPPEIMDIGVRDNRFCYRYVVVFQYGSAVLFNIADHEAEHYLDMIRNHASGWLPEMRKDDYAVVEKPSLTTWMKGGLDYIALKSVDTDGIRIISSVLGQSIALDHYIRQVDDMVEEFTEINRVMEKTGDFTMKRKKLFQLVGKANSNLADVIIRLGLFDRSEIAWKNSNYAQILEYLREEYELNQRFGSLDFKLKFVEHNIHFLQEVLQNRRSDLLEWGVIILLTIEIVISLYEIIKDSSMMS; encoded by the exons ATGGGGCGGCTGCGCGCGTGCCTCCGTCTCCGCCGCCTCCTCGAGACGAGGCCGCCATCATCGAGCCCCTCTCCGGCGCTCGTGCCGCACCTCTCTCCCCGCACGTCGCCCTTCTCATCCGCCGTGGCGGTCGCGGCCGCCGCGCCCCATGACTGCCGCGACTCTGGCCTCGGGAGCTCGGCCTACTGGGCCTGGatccgggcggcggcggaggcggccccGGCGCCCGCGCCTCctcaggacgaggaggaggagggcctcTCGCGCTACATCCCCGTCAAGGCCTACTTCCTCTCCACCAG CATTGATTTGAAGAGCATGCAAGCTGAACATTTCAGCGACGTGGTACCTCAATCGACCCGATCGCTAAATTACATCGCGCTCCGGTACTCTGAATTCCCTCCAGAGATCATG GACATTGGAGTGAGGGATAACAGATTTTGCTATCGCTACGTGGTTGTCTTCCAATATGGCTCTGCCGTGCTTTTCAATATTGCTGATCATGAGGCTGAGCACTATCTTGATATGATCAGGAATCATGCTTCGGGATGGCTTCCAGAGATGAGAAAAGATG ATTATGCGGTGGTTGAGAAGCCATCCCTGACAACATGGATGAAAGGAGGGCTTGATTATATAGCTCTTAAAAGTGTAGACACTGATGGAATCCGCATCATTTCAAGTGTTCTCGGTCAAAGTATCGCTCTTGATCATTATATACGGCAG GTCGATGATATGGTTGAGGAATTTACTGAGATCAATCGTGTCATGGAGAAGACTGGGGACTTCACAATGAAAAGAAAGAAGCTCTTTCAACTTGTGGGCAAGGCTAACTCTAATCTTGCAGATGTTATCATCAGGCTTGGCCTTTTTGACAG GTCTGAAATTGCTTGGAAAAATTCAAATTACGCTCAAATTTTGGAGTACCTTCGGGAAGAATATGAACTGAATCAACGTTTTGGAAGCCTTGACTTCAAACTGAAATTCGTGGAG CACAACATTCATTTTCTTCAAGAAGTGCTCCAAAATAGAAGATCAGATTTGCTGGAGTGGGGTGTCATAATACTACTGACTATTGAGATTGTGATCTCACTATATGAAATCATCAAGGACTCCAGCATGATGTCTTGA